A window of the Gossypium hirsutum isolate 1008001.06 chromosome A05, Gossypium_hirsutum_v2.1, whole genome shotgun sequence genome harbors these coding sequences:
- the LOC107895709 gene encoding uncharacterized protein, which produces MECCQAMILLDLMDEEDAWNLFKLHVELDNASPDIVKVAMKVVEECKVENDAEPPPLRANPTVAQMRQHAEETAKKPKAMACLQNGVSDVIFTRIMACDSPKQAWDRLKEEFMGSEKTRQQQLINLRRDFENLKMKDAETIKQYADRIMATVNNIRLLGVDFSESRVVEKRRANRQEEHSEGAFQERAKESSGANQKGKNPWLNKKDKFRKDSIKAPVQQQDQARPAEDQQAQEEHVFSASSLVTTSKGKCSWLVDSGCSHHMAAVNLFKELDRSFSSRIRIGNGSLIEAKGRGDVLINSSSSNKLITDVLYVPDIDQNLLSVGQLVEKGYSLFFRSDSCVIEDSLGQEVVIVPMADKCFMLDVSQLEKRAYLSQSDNVGLWHKRLGHANFRSLNLLHKLGLAEDMTKVEPLEGVYDVCQLGK; this is translated from the exons ATGGAATGTTGTCAAGCTATGATTTTGCTTGATCTTATGGATGAAGAAGACGCATGGAATCTATTCAAATTGCATGTAGAGCTTGATAATGCTTCTCCCGACATTGTTAAAGTGGCTATGAAAGTTGTCGAAGAATGCAAAG TGGAGAATGATGCCGAGCCACCTCCATTGAGAGCTAATCCCACCGTTGCTCAGATGAGACAGCATGCTGAGGAGACTGCCAAGAAGCCTAAAGCCATGGCCTGCTTGCAGAATGGAGTGTCTGATGTGATCTTCACTCGCATTATGGCATGTGACTCACCTAAGCAAGCTTGGGATAGGTTGAAGGAGGAATTCATGGGGTCTGAGAAGACTAGACAGCAACAGCTAATTAATTTGAGAAGAGATTTTGAGAATCTCAAGATGAAAGATGCTGAGACCATTAAGCAGTATGCTGATAGAATAATGGCCACAGTGAACAATATAAGGTTGCTTGGGGTAGACTTTTCTGAAAGTAGGGTGGTTGAGAAG AGAAGGGCTAATAGACAGGAAGAACACTCTGAGGGAGCCTTCCAAGAAAGGGCCAAAGAGAGCTCCGGTGCAAATCAAAAAGGCAAGAATCCTTGGCTTAACAAGAAGGACAAATTCAGAAAGGATTCAA TCAAAGCACCAGTACAGCAACAAGATCAGGCACGTCCTGCTGAGGATCaacaagctcaggaggagcatgttTTCAGTGCATCTTCTCTTGTAACTACAAGTAAAGGCAAATGTAGTTGGCTTGTAGATAGTGGTTGTTCACATCACATGGCTGCTGTGAACCTGTTTAAGGAGCTTGACAGGAGTTTTAGCTCAAGGATCAGAATTGGTAATGGAAGCTTAATTGAAGCTAAAGGCAGGGGTGATGTGTTGATCAACTCAAGCTCTAGCAACAAACTGATTACTGATGTGTTGTATGTGCCCGATATAGACCAAAACCTGCTAAGTGTTGGTCAGCTGGTTGAAAAAGGCTATTCTTTGTTCTTTAGAAGTGATTCTTGTGTTATTGAAGATTCTCTTGGTCAGGAAGTTGTCATTGTACCTATGGCAGACAAATGTTTCATGTTGGATGTTAGTCAGCTTGAAAAGAGGGCATATTTGAGTCAAAGTGACAATGTTGGCCTATGGCACAAAAGGCTAGGCCATGCCAATTTCAGGTCACTTAACTTGCTGCATAAGCTTGGTTTGGCAGAGGATATGACCAAGGTTGAGCCACTTGAAGGTGTTTATGATGTCTGTCAACTTGGGAAGTAA
- the LOC107897302 gene encoding dof zinc finger protein DOF3.6 isoform X2, producing the protein MVFSSLPSYLDPPNWQQPPFLQQPGVITSENHHNSQLPPSAGGGAGGIRPGSMVERARLAKIPHPASALKCPRCESTNTKFCYFNNYSLSQPRHFCKTCRRYWTRGGALRNVPVGGGCRRNKRSKGRKRSKSPSVTSERQTGSSSSATTINSNGCTEMLSHVNPAAAPQLPPLAPLHHLGDYNSGDIEVAFGDETRIMSSNGIGLMLPDWRSAQQVQQFPFLTSLDHPQTGLYSFVNETMEPTGYAGQQQQLGSKPLESTITESSAVKMEETPSPWLNPSRNFLGNSGNDDQYWFFGGGFIKEK; encoded by the exons ATGGTTTTCTCATCTCTTCCAAGCTATCTTGATCCTCCTAATTGGCAGCAG CCACCATTTCTTCAGCAACCTGGAGTTATCACTAGCGAGAATCATCATAATTCTCAGCTTCCACCATCTGCTGGTGGTGGTGCAGGTGGTATTAGGCCTGGTTCAATGGTGGAACGAGCCAGGCTAGCTAAAATACCACACCCTGCGTCAGCTCTCAAGTGCCCTCGATGCGAATCAACAAATACTAAATTTTGTTACTTCAACAATTACAGTCTTTCACAGCCTCGCCACTTTTGCAAGACCTGCAGACGATACTGGACTCGCGGCGGCGCCTTAAGGAACGTCCCGGTCGGCGGTGGTTGTCGAAGAAACAAACGAAGCAAAGGACGTAAAAGATCAAAGTCCCCATCGGTAACATCTGAACGCCAAACCGGGTCAAGCTCATCTGCCACTACTATCAACTCTAATGGTTGTACTGAAATGTTAAGCCACGTGAACCCAGCAGCAGCGCCACAGTTGCCTCCATTGGCCCCTTTACATCATCTTGGAGACTATAATTCTGGTGATATTGAGGTTGCTTTTGGCGATGAAACTAGAATAATGAGCTCAAATGGTATTGGATTAATGTTACCAGATTGGAGATCAGCGCAACAAGTTCAACAATTTCCGTTTTTAACCAGTTTGGATCACCCTCAAACTGGGTTATATTCATTTGTAAATGAAACTATGGAGCCAACAGGTTATGCCGGTCAGCAGCAGCAGCTTGGGTCTAAGCCATTGGAGAGCACGATAACCGAGTCGTCAGCTGTTAAAATGGAAGAAACTCCATCTCCATGGTTGAATCCATCAAGGAATTTTCTGGGGAATTCAGGAAATGACGATCAATACTGGTTTTTTGGTGGTG GTTTCATCAAAGAGAAATGA
- the LOC107897302 gene encoding dof zinc finger protein DOF3.6 isoform X1: MVFSSLPSYLDPPNWQQPPFLQQPGVITSENHHNSQLPPSAGGGAGGIRPGSMVERARLAKIPHPASALKCPRCESTNTKFCYFNNYSLSQPRHFCKTCRRYWTRGGALRNVPVGGGCRRNKRSKGRKRSKSPSVTSERQTGSSSSATTINSNGCTEMLSHVNPAAAPQLPPLAPLHHLGDYNSGDIEVAFGDETRIMSSNGIGLMLPDWRSAQQVQQFPFLTSLDHPQTGLYSFVNETMEPTGYAGQQQQLGSKPLESTITESSAVKMEETPSPWLNPSRNFLGNSGNDDQYWFFGGGNPWTDLSGFIKEK, encoded by the exons ATGGTTTTCTCATCTCTTCCAAGCTATCTTGATCCTCCTAATTGGCAGCAG CCACCATTTCTTCAGCAACCTGGAGTTATCACTAGCGAGAATCATCATAATTCTCAGCTTCCACCATCTGCTGGTGGTGGTGCAGGTGGTATTAGGCCTGGTTCAATGGTGGAACGAGCCAGGCTAGCTAAAATACCACACCCTGCGTCAGCTCTCAAGTGCCCTCGATGCGAATCAACAAATACTAAATTTTGTTACTTCAACAATTACAGTCTTTCACAGCCTCGCCACTTTTGCAAGACCTGCAGACGATACTGGACTCGCGGCGGCGCCTTAAGGAACGTCCCGGTCGGCGGTGGTTGTCGAAGAAACAAACGAAGCAAAGGACGTAAAAGATCAAAGTCCCCATCGGTAACATCTGAACGCCAAACCGGGTCAAGCTCATCTGCCACTACTATCAACTCTAATGGTTGTACTGAAATGTTAAGCCACGTGAACCCAGCAGCAGCGCCACAGTTGCCTCCATTGGCCCCTTTACATCATCTTGGAGACTATAATTCTGGTGATATTGAGGTTGCTTTTGGCGATGAAACTAGAATAATGAGCTCAAATGGTATTGGATTAATGTTACCAGATTGGAGATCAGCGCAACAAGTTCAACAATTTCCGTTTTTAACCAGTTTGGATCACCCTCAAACTGGGTTATATTCATTTGTAAATGAAACTATGGAGCCAACAGGTTATGCCGGTCAGCAGCAGCAGCTTGGGTCTAAGCCATTGGAGAGCACGATAACCGAGTCGTCAGCTGTTAAAATGGAAGAAACTCCATCTCCATGGTTGAATCCATCAAGGAATTTTCTGGGGAATTCAGGAAATGACGATCAATACTGGTTTTTTGGTGGTGGTAATCCATGGACTGATCTTTCTG GTTTCATCAAAGAGAAATGA